Below is a genomic region from Microbacterium sp. KUDC0406.
CGCCGCTCCGGCATCCCTCTCGGCGCGCTGGCATGAGATCGCGCGCGACGAACTGGGCTTCGACGGCGTGATGATCACCGACGACCTGGGCATGCTGGAGTCCTCCGGCGCGCCGGGCTATCGCGACCCCGTGCGGAACGCCGTGACGGCATTGGCGGCCGGCAACGACATGGTGCTGCTCGTCGCGGGCACCGACCCGCAGACCGCGCCGCGGGTCGCCGCGGGCATCGCGCAGGCCGTAGAGGACGGCCGGCTCCCGGCGGCGAGGCTGCGGGATGCCGCAGAGCACGTTGCCGCTCTCCGGCTGCAGATCGCCGCGCGTTGAGACGCGGATACCTGGCTGCGAACCTTTGGGTGCCGTGCGATGCGAGGAGGTTTTCGTTGGAGTGGGTTCGTGCGCACCGGCGTTTTCCTCCTCGCACGGGTGGGGTGCGCACGGGTCGTCCCGCGTGCGAGCGCGCCCTCCGCGCGCCGCGCCGACCGCGCCGCGCCTCATCCGCCCAGCCAGGCCTCCAGCATCCGCTGCCGCAGCAGCGTGCCGCGGTCGGCGAATCCACGCTGCTGCCGGACGTACTCCGCCTTGCCCTCAGGAGTCTCGATGCGCACCGGCTCGACGCCCCAGTCCGACAGGTCGTAAGGCGCGGCCTCCATGTCGAGCCGCCGGATGTCGCGCGCCAGTTCGAACGCATCCAGCACCAGCTCACCCGGCAGCAGCGGCCCGAGCTTCATCGCCCACTTGTACAGGTCCATGCCCGCGTGCAGGCAGCCGGGCTGCTCCAGATCCGGCTGCGTGGCACGCGTCAGCGGCAGGTCGTTGCGCGGCACGGCATCCGGGGTGAAGAACCGGAAGGCGTCGAAGTGCGTGCAGCGCAGATCGTGCACCTCGACGACAGCGTCCGTGCCGGCCTGGCCGAGACGCAGCGGCGCAGCATGCCGGTGCTCCTGCTCGCGGTAGACCATCGCCCACTCGTGCAGGCCGAAGCAGCCGAACCGGCCGGGCCGGGTCGCGGTGCTGCGCAGCATCCGTTCGACCAGCGCGGCGAACTCCGGCTTCTCGGCGGCGAACACAGAGGCATCAGGCACGGCCGATCCCGCCCGCGGCCCGGGGAGTACCAGCGCCAGGAGACGCGCTCCACGGCGTCCTCCAGCACCACTCCGGCGCCCGGATGCCACCGTCGCAGCTGCGCCGGCTTGTAGGAGTAGTACGTGAACAGGAAGTCCTCGACGGGATGCTTCTCGCCCCGAGCCGCGCGTGCGCGATGCGCGGCGGTCAGCGCGTCGGCGCGGGACTCGTGCGCGGCGGCGCGATCGATCCACTCCGCGCGCGACAGCGGGCTGCTCATGACCTCGGGTCGACGATGCCCGCCTCGCCGAGCAGCTCCCGCAGGCCGGCGCCGTCCACGGCGCTGACCCAGGGCACGTCGTCGCCGGAGTGGTCGCCGGCGACGGTGCGGCCGCCGGCCAGCACCGCCTCGGCCGGCAGCAGGCGACGGATCGCGACGCCGGCGACCGAGGACGGATGCTCGACGAGGAACTGCCCGTAGGTGGCCTCGTCGTGCTGGCCGTCGTCGCCGATCAGCAGCCAGCGGATGTCGGGGAACTCCTCTGCCAGGCGACGCAGGTTGCTGAGCTTGTGCTCGCGTCCGCTGCGGAACCAGCGGTCGTGAGTGGGTCCCCAGTCGGTGAGGAGCATGGATCCCTCGGGGAACAGGTGCCGGGAGAGGAAGCGACGCAGGGTCGGTGCCACGTTCCACGCGCCGGTGGAGAGGTAGATCATCGGAGAGCCGGGGTGGTCCCGCATGATCTGCTCGAGCAGCACGGCCATCCCCGGCACGGGCGTGCGGGCGTGCTCGTCGACGACGAAGGAGTTCCACGCCGCGACGAACGGGCGGGGGAGCGCGGTGACCATGACCGTGTCGTCGACATCGCAGACGACGCCGAAGCGGATGTCCTCGTCGACGACGAACACCGTCGCCTCGACCGGTTCCTGCCCGTCGGCGGCCATGGTGAGCGTCTGCCAGCCCGGTTCGAGATCGGCCTCGACGACGGTGTCCACGACGCCGCCGCGGTCGGCGACCACGGTGTGAGCGCGCCCGCCGATCTCGATCCGCACCGAGGCGAAGCTCACCGGGATGCCGACGAACGAGCGCCAGCCGCGCACTCCGGCGCCGTCTCCGGCCGCCTTCCGCGGGGCGGAGGAAGGATCAGGACGCGCCCGACGACCCGGACCCAGCCCTTCCCGCCGTATCCGGGGAACGGGACGACGGTCGCCGAACGCCCTCGCCTTCGGGCGCGACGTTCGCGCGAGACGTGGAAGCGGTGCTCGAGGCGGGCGAACCAATGGATCTTGGCCGCGGCGGCGGGTGACATCGCCTCCAGTCTTTCACGGATGCCGGACACGTCTCACGCGCTCGGCCCATCCGCATCCGACATATGACGCTCCTCACGGCGCGAGATGACCTTCTTCACCACGAACACGACGACCAGGAACAGCACGATCGCCCCCACGAAGAGGTAGCCCGCGTAGTGCACGCGATCCGCGAGCTCCTTGTAGCTGCCGGCCACCAGAGCTCCGACGCTGACGTACACGGTCGCCCAGAGCACGCACGCGGGCAGCGTCCAGGCGATGAAGCGCCGGTAGGCGTACTCACTCATGCCGACGGTCAGCGGCACCAGCGAGTGCAGCACCGGCAGGAACCGCGACAGGAAGATCGCGATGCCCCCTCGGCGCTGCAGGTAGCGCTCGGACCGGATCCAGTGATCCTCGCCGATCCAGCGGCCGAGCCGCGAATGCCGGATGTGCGGCCCGATCCAGTGGCCGAGCCAGAATCCGATCGACTCGCCGAGCAGGGAGCCGATCACGACCGCGACGACGAGGAAGACGCCCTGCCAGACGTCGGTCACGCCGACGGCGGCGACCAGGACGATCGTGTCGCCGGGCACGATGAGACCGATCAGGATGCTCGTCTCGAGCATGATCGCGATGCCGGCGATGAAGGTCCGCAGCACGGGATCCATCGACTGCACGGCGTCGATGACCCACGTCAGGAACTGGTCCACCCGTCGAGCGTACGGCCTGGACCTTGCGCCGCGCCAAGAGCCGTACGCTGTGAGCGTGGCTCCGCCGAACCCGCTCACCGCTCGCGTACTCGAGGGCTTCGCCGACCTGGAATCGCTGTTCGCACGGCTCGACGACGGCGCGGAGGCCGCGTTCTGGCTGGATGCCGGACCGGGCGCGCCCGTCGGGTGGAGCATCCTCGGATTCGGGCACACCGAGACCGACCCCGAGCCGGTCGCCCGCACAGTGATCGGCTTCGATGGCGAAGCACCGGCCCCGGTGCCGTTCCGCGGCGGCTGGGTCGGCTGGATGTCGTACGAGGACGGCGCGCGCCGGATGGGTGCGCCTGCGCCGGAGACCGGAGACGGCTCCGCCTGGATCGCCGTCGAGCGCGCGATCGCCGTCGACCACGCCCGAGACAGGCTCTGGGCGATGGCGCCCGCGGACGACCTGGACGCCTGGCATCGCACCGCCGGAGGACTCCTCGCCGCGGCGTCCCCCTCGAGGACGTCTCTCCGCCACCGGCATCCGTCGCCGTGGGCCGACACACGGTGGACGAGTACGTCGCACTCGTGGAGCGCTGCCGCGACGCCATCCGCGCCGGCGACGCGTACCTGCTGTGCCTCACGACGCGCTTCAGCACGGATGCCCCCGACGACCCGTTCCGGGTGTACCGGCGCCTTCGCGCGGCGACGCCCGCGCACCACGGCGGGTACCTGCGCATCGGGGACACGCACCTTCTCAGTGCGAGCCCGGAGCAGTTCCTCGAGGTGCGCGACGGCGTCGTGCGCACCAGTCCCATCAAGGGCACCAGGCCGCGGGGAGCGACACTCGAGCAGGACGCCGCGCTGGCGGCGGAGCTGCGCGCGAGCGAGAAGGAGCGCGCCGAGAACGTGATGATCGTCGACCTCATGCGCAACGATCTCTCGCACGTCGGGGTTCCGGGCACCATCGAGGTGGAGCGGCTCTGGCACGTGGAGTCGTATCCGGCCGTGCATCAGCTGGTGAGCACGGTCAGTGCGCGCCTGCGCCGCGGCATCACGGTCGACGAGCTCAGCGAGGCGGCCTTTCCCGCGGGCAGCATGACCGGCGCACCCAAGCTCTCCGCGATGACGATCCTGCACAGACTGGAGCGCGCCCCGCGCGGCGTGTACTCCGGATGCTTCGGATACGTCGGCCTGGACGGATCCGTGGATCTGGCGATGGTGATCCGCAGCATCCTGATCGAGGGGGAGACCGCTCACGTGGGCGCCGGCGGCGGCATCACGTGGCTCTCGGACGCGGGGGAGGAGGCCGCCGAGGTCGCGACCAAGGCGCGCGCGCCGCTCGCGGCCCTCGGCGCCGCGCTCCCGGAGGAGTGGGCCACCGCCGGTCGCTGAGCGAGCGGAGCGAGTCGAAACGCAGAGACGAAACGCGCGATATCCTGGAACTTCCGTCCTCACCAGCCACTCGCTGTAGTACGCAGAGTCCCGCATCCGTCAGATTGGCCGTCCCCTTGTCCGAGCACCCGACCGACACCATCGAAACCGCAGAGCCGCTGTCCGCGCACGCCATCCAGGACAAGTGGCAGCGGTACTGGGCCGAGAACGACACGTTCCGGGCCGGCGGCGACGAGGACGAGCGGCCGCGGAAGTACATCCTCGGGATGTTCCCGTACCCGTCGGGCGACCTGCACATGGGGCACGCGATCAACTACCTGTACCCCGACATCGTCGCCCGCTACTGGCGGCACCGCGGGCAGAACGTGCTGAACCCGATCGGCTGGGACTCGTTCGGCCTGCCCGCGGAGAACGCGGCGATCAAGCGCGGTGCGGACCCGCGCGAGTGGACCTACAAGAACATCGAGCAGCACAAGGCCGGCTTCCGCGGCTACGGCATGTCGTACGACTGGACGCGCGTGCTGCACACCTCCGACCCGGAGTACTACCGCTGGAACCAGTGGCTGTTCCTGAAGCTGTACGAGCGCGGCCTGGCGTACCGCAAGAAGAGCGCGGTGAACTGGTGCCCGAACGACCAGACCGTGCTGGCCAACGAGCAGGTCGTCGACGGCCGCTGCGAGCGGTGCGGCGCCGAGGTCGTGAAGAAGAAGCTCACGCAGTGGTACTTCAAGATCACCGACTACGCCGACCGGCTGCTGGACGACCTGGACACCCTCGAGGGGCACTGGCCGCACAAGGTGCTGCAGATGCAGCGCAACTGGATCGGCCGATCGCACGGTGCCGACGTCGACTTCCGCATCGAGGGTCGCGATGAGCCCGTCACGGTGTTCTCGACCCGGCCGGACACCCTGCACGGCGCGACGTTCTTCGTCGTGGCACCGGACGCCGATCTGGCGGCCGAGCTGGCGGCGGGTGCGTCCGCCGAGGTGCGGATGCGCTTCCAGGACTACCTGGAGAAGACGCAGAAGGAATCCGACATCGAGCGGCAGTCCACCGACCGCCCGAAGACCGGTGTCTTCCTGGAGCGGTTCGCGATCAATCCGGTGAACGGCGAGAGGCTGCCGATCTGGGCGGCCGACTACGTGCTGGCCGACTACGGTCACGGCGCGGTCATGGCGGTGCCCGCACACGACCAGCGCGACCTGGACTTCGCCCGCGCCTTCGATCTGCCGGTGAAGATCGTCGTCGACACCACCGTCGAGGGGGTGCGAACGAGGGCGGCGACCTGGCCGAGCTCGACCCGTCGGCGACCGGCGTCGCCCTGGTCGGCAACGGCAGGCTGGTGAACTCCGGTGAGCTCGACGGGGTGGACAAGGCTGAGGCGATCGCCCGCACGATCGCGCACATGGAGCAGGCCGGCACCGGCCGCGCCGCCAAGAACTACCGCCTGCGCGACTGGCTGATCTCGCGTCAGCGCTTCTGGGGCACGCCCATCCCGATGCTGCACCTGCAGGACGAGTCGGTCGTCCCGGTGCCCGAGGACCGGCTGCCGGTGAGGCTGCCGAACGCCCTGGGCCTCGACCTCAAGCCCAAGGGCAGCTCGCCGCTGGGCGCCGCGGCCGAGTGGGTGCGCACCGTCGACCCGGCATCCGGTGAGCCTGCGCTGCGCGACCCCGACACAATGGACACCTTCGTGGACAGCTCGTGGTACTTCCTGCGCTTCCTGTCGCCGAACAGCGACCGGTTCGCGTTCGACCCCGAGCAGGCGAAGCGGTGGGCGCCGGTGGACGGCTATTTCGGCGGCGTCGAGCACGCCATCCTGCACCTGCTGTACGCGCGCTTCATCACCAAGGTGTTCTTCGACCTGGGGCTGATCGACTTCGAGGAGCCGTTCTCGAACCTGGTCAATCAGGGCATGGTGCTGATGGACGGCTCGAAGATGTCGAAGAGCAAGGGCAACCTCGTCGAGCTCTCCGACCTGCTGGCCCAATACGGAGCGGACTCGCTGCGCCTGGCGCTGGCGTTCGCGGGCCCGGTGGAGGACGACAAGGAGTGGAACGGCGTCTCGCTCTCGGGCGCGCACAAGTTCCTCGCCCGCGCGCTGCGCACCGGCGACGAGACCTCGAGCCCGGTCGGTGCGGATGCCGCGGCCGGCGACATCACGCTGCGTCGCATCACCCACCGCCTGCTCGCCGATGCCCCCGGGCTGCTCGAGCAGACCAAGTTCAACGTGCTGGTCGCGCGTCTGATGGAGCTGGTGAACGGCATCCGCAAGACGATCGACGCGGGCGCCGGTGCCGGCGATCCCGCCGTGCGCGAGGCCGCCGAGACCGTCGCGCTGCTGCTCGAGCCCATCGCCCCGCACACCGCGGAGGAGCTGTGGTCGCGTCTGGGCCACGAACCGTCGCTGAGCGCGGTGGCATGGCCCGACGCCGACCCCGCGCTGCTGGTCGAGGACACCGTCACCACCGCCGTGCAGGTCAACGGCAAGGTCCGCGCCACTCTCGACGTGCCCGCCGACATCTCCGAGGCCGACCTGGAGGCCTCCGCGCGCGCCGATGAGAAGGTGCAGCGTGCGCTCGAGGGCAAGGAGATCGTGCGCGTGATCGTGCGCGCTCCCAGGATCGTCAACTTCGCCGTCAAGGGCTGACCCGCCCAGGCATTCTCCGCGCCGCGGATCGGCGGCATCCGATCCTGCGACGGCTCCGAACACTCAGTGAGCGGCAACCGTCGCAGGAGAAGGAGAATGTCATGCGCACGTCCCCGAATCGCCTCATCGCCGTCATCTTCGGCGCCGTCTACGTCGTCGTCGGCCTGCTCGGCTTCGCCGTCACCGGCGGTGTGTCGTTCCTCGCCACCGAGGGCGGCCTGCTGCTGGGCATCTTCATGGTGAACCCGCTGCACAACGTGGCCCACCTGCTCATCGGCGCCGCTCTGGTGATCGCCGGCCTGGTCTCGACGAAGGCCGCGAAGGCGACCAACGTCGTCGTGGGAGCCGCCTACCTGCTGCTCGGCATCGCCGGGTTCTTCCTGGTGGGCACTGCCGCGAACATCCTCGCGCTGAACACCTTCGACCACTTCCTGCACCTCGCCAGCGCACTCCTGCTGCTGGCGGTCGGCCTGGGCGCCGAGCGGGAGTCTCCGCGCGTCGCCCTGGGATGATCGGATGCGGACGCTGACCCGTCTGTGGTCCGCGCTGTTCGCCTGGGGAAGCGGTCTCGTGCACCTGGCACTCGGCGCGGGAGCCGGGCTCGGGGGAGCCGGGAACGCGGCCGTCGTCACGATGGTCGCCCTTCTGGCTCTGGGAGCGGGGGAGCTCGCCTGGGGGACGGCGAGCATCCGTGCGGGGCGCCCTGTGGTGCCCCGCACGGCTGCCGTCGGTGCTCTGGCGGGGGTCCTCCTCGCTCCCGTCGCCATCGCGGTGGGCTGCTCTCCGGTCGCGGTGGCGGCGTCGCTGGTGCTGGCGGTGTCCGCGATCGCGCTGAGTGCGAATCGCAGAACACGCGGGACTCCGCCTCCTCGGCCGTGGTCGGCCGCACTGGCGATGGTCGCGGGCGCGGTGCTGGTCGCCGCTGTGGTGACGCCTGCGCTCTCCACCACGGATGCTCCTGCGCACGTCGGTGAGCTGCCGGGTGGCGGACAGGGCATCCACTCCGGCCACTGAACCGCCGGGCTCAGCCGGTCGAGATCGTGAGGATCGGTGCGGTGGTGGGCACGCCGTCCGCCGACCCACCGCTCTGCTCCACGGTGACCGCGATCACATCGCCCGGTTCCATGCCCGGATCCAGCACGGCGGAGGTCGCCGTCCCGGTCGCGTCGAAGGTGCCGGCTGCGATCGGCGTCGTGCCGCGCACGTACCAGAGCTCGAAGGTCTGATCGTCCTCGAGCGCCGGCAGTGCGCCTGTGACGAGCACCGCCTTGCCGACCGAGGGCGACCAGTGCAGCGTGGCGGAGTCGCCGCCCTGCACCTCCGCGCTCGCCTGCTGTGCGTCGGGTGCCGCCTCGATGCGCTCCAGTGCGATCGTGGCGGCGGGGCGCGTGGCCTGCTGCACGACGAGCACCGTTCCCGCGCCGACGGCGATCAGCAGCACCAGCGAGGCGGCGAGGGCGAACCAGCGGCGCCGGAGACGACTGCGGCGATCCGGCGCCGGCGTCCCCTCGCCGGGGTGCGCGACCGGCGTGTCTTCGGGCGTGTCACCGGGTGCCTCGTCGATGCGGGCGAGGATGGTGCCGAGCAGTCCCGGCGGCGGCGCCACCTCCGGAGCGAGCTCGGCGAGGCTCGCCGCCGTGTCGACGTCCTGCTGAGCGAGACCCTCCCATTCGGGGTGGTCCGCGAGCGCGCGGTGGTAGACGACACGGTCCTCGTCGCTCAGGGCGCCGAGTGCGTCCCCTGCTGCGAGCTGAGCGAACTCCTCCTGGTTCACCGTGCCACCCCCATCTCCGTGCGCAGCCGCGTCAGGCCATCACGCATCCGGGTCTTCACCGTTCCGATCGGTGTTCCCGTCAGTGCGGCGATCTCGCGCTGCGAATACCCTCCGTAGTAGGACAGGACGATCGCCTCCCGCTGAGCGTCGGGGAGCTGCCGCAGCGCGCCGGCGACGCGGTCCGATTCGAGCTGCAGCTCGACGTGCTCGGCCACCGGCTCCGGTGCCGACGGCGATGTCCCTGAGCCCCGCTCGCACGTCGCGGTCGGTGCTCGCCTGAGACGATCGCACCCGGTCGATCGCCCGACGGTGCGCGATGGTCAGCAGCCAGGAACGTCCCTGCCCCTTGTTCGGTGCGAAACGCGCAGCGGATTGCCACACCTCGAGGAAGACGTCCTGCAGCACC
It encodes:
- a CDS encoding DedA family protein — its product is MDQFLTWVIDAVQSMDPVLRTFIAGIAIMLETSILIGLIVPGDTIVLVAAVGVTDVWQGVFLVVAVVIGSLLGESIGFWLGHWIGPHIRHSRLGRWIGEDHWIRSERYLQRRGGIAIFLSRFLPVLHSLVPLTVGMSEYAYRRFIAWTLPACVLWATVYVSVGALVAGSYKELADRVHYAGYLFVGAIVLFLVVVFVVKKVISRREERHMSDADGPSA
- a CDS encoding anthranilate synthase component I family protein; the protein is MGRHTVDEYVALVERCRDAIRAGDAYLLCLTTRFSTDAPDDPFRVYRRLRAATPAHHGGYLRIGDTHLLSASPEQFLEVRDGVVRTSPIKGTRPRGATLEQDAALAAELRASEKERAENVMIVDLMRNDLSHVGVPGTIEVERLWHVESYPAVHQLVSTVSARLRRGITVDELSEAAFPAGSMTGAPKLSAMTILHRLERAPRGVYSGCFGYVGLDGSVDLAMVIRSILIEGETAHVGAGGGITWLSDAGEEAAEVATKARAPLAALGAALPEEWATAGR
- a CDS encoding DUF4383 domain-containing protein, which gives rise to MRTSPNRLIAVIFGAVYVVVGLLGFAVTGGVSFLATEGGLLLGIFMVNPLHNVAHLLIGAALVIAGLVSTKAAKATNVVVGAAYLLLGIAGFFLVGTAANILALNTFDHFLHLASALLLLAVGLGAERESPRVALG
- a CDS encoding anti-sigma factor — its product is MNQEEFAQLAAGDALGALSDEDRVVYHRALADHPEWEGLAQQDVDTAASLAELAPEVAPPPGLLGTILARIDEAPGDTPEDTPVAHPGEGTPAPDRRSRLRRRWFALAASLVLLIAVGAGTVLVVQQATRPAATIALERIEAAPDAQQASAEVQGGDSATLHWSPSVGKAVLVTGALPALEDDQTFELWYVRGTTPIAAGTFDATGTATSAVLDPGMEPGDVIAVTVEQSGGSADGVPTTAPILTISTG